The sequence TTTCGCTTTGGATGCAGCATGAATTTTGAATGTCAGATCTTTACCCATATTTCCGATCGTATAAGCAGCGCCGGGTTTGGGAATGACTTCCACCGCACCTGCTTCAAAGGCTTCCATTGCCAATTTGCTTCCTTTGGTGGTTAAAGAACTTACGATAATGGTGGGTATAGGTTTATATTTCATGACTTTTCGCAAAAAAGTTATTCCGTCCATTTTAGGCATTTCAACATCAAGTGTGATTACATCCGGTTCCAATTGCACCAATTTATCCCTTGCAATATAGGGATCCGGTGCGGTTCCAACAACTTGGATTTGTGGATCCTTGGACAATTCTTCCTTCAAAATTTTTCGTACTACTGCAGAATCATCAACAATGAGTACTTTGATCATAATAAATATTCCTTCCAGTATATTTTATTCGGCAAATATAAACGCTGAAAAAACCGATTTATGCACTATAAAAATTATCCGTAAAGTAGCCTTTTCGAGACGTCACGGACCAACCCGTCTGGGCATAGTGTAACGAAGCCTGATTCCGTGACGAATTAAAAAAATTATCTATTAAGTTAATTAGCGTTATGTTTGTGAGTTGGAAAATCTTAAGTCAATCCGCCAGCTGGCGGATTAACTCAAGATTTTCCTTTACGGATAGACTCTAATTAGTTTCTATCCCGTGGAATGTCTTGTCTTTTTTTCACCGGGATTTATCTGCATCCTATCAACAGCGTGAATCTATGTGTTCTAACACTTTACGATTTTTACAAATAGACGTGAATTCTCGATCCACCATTCTTTTTCGTCAATCAGAGTATTACACTCGTTTTTTTGTACTTCTTCTTTTGAGGAATACATTGGCAGACCCATTTTCATTTTACCGGAAAATTCGTTCATAAAATTTCCACAAACGATATTTACAAATTCTCTTATGCCACTTATAATGTCTCCTTGCTTTAATGATTCATCTTCAACACCTTCAAAGTTTTCGATCATCAAATTCATGATTCTGTCGTGAATTTTAAAAACAATCCGGTACTTTTTATCATCCCAAAAATCAATCGTAAATATCTTATAATCCTTGTCATTTTCCTTTTCGAATGGTTCATCGTCATCCTCAAAAAGAAAATACATCAAAGAAAGAACTTTAGAAATCACTTCCGTCAGAACCGACATCATCTTCGTTTCTTTCATATTCGTCTCCAATTATTGAAAAAATCACATCTCTTAATTGTTCGGGGTGAAAAGGCTTGGTGATAAAATCTGCAATCAATAATAATTGCTCTTCACCTTCAAGATCCTTTTTTCCTCGACTTGTTATCACGATTATAGGTAAATTCTCGAAATCCGGATTTTCTTTGATTCTTTTAATCAATTCCATTCCATTCATAACCGGCATGTTCAGATCAGTAAAAACCAGATCAACCCATTCCCGATTTAGCACTTCGAGTGCTTCTTTTCCATTACCTGCCTGATAAATTTCTCCGGCATAATCACCGGATATGTTGATTGTTTTGATAATTATCTTCCTCATTGAAGGAGCATCATCTACAACCAAAATATTAATAGCCATATTTTTCCCTCTTTTTCTTGTTTTATGATAATAAATTTTCTACATCATTAATTTTTGAAGAAACCAATGATATTACTTTTTGGACATCTTTGTTTCGAAATTTTAAATGAGCACCAATTTCAGGATATGATAAATAAGAAAGACCGTCTCGCTGAGTGGTCGAACCCATAAGCATAGCAACCGTATCAGCGATATTTACAATCTTAACAAATTTATTATCCCTACATTCAATCGGGTTATGATGGAATCGTACGGTGTCAATAAGAACTTGTGGGAAGCGCCAATTTTCTAATATTTTCCCACCAACTTCAGCATGATTTACTCCGAGCACTTCTTTTTCTGCAGATAAAAAACTAGAGCCTTCTTTCACGAGATTATGAATATCTTCAAATTTTTCATCTACAAATTCACTAAGAACCACTTTACCGATATCGTGTAGAATTGCAGCCGTGAATAATGTATCCACATCATGAAATTTTAATTCGTTTCCTATTTGTTCGGCAATCAAAGCAGTTATTATAGAATGATTCCACAACTCTCTTTCATTCACTTCATATCCTTTATAGGTTTGAGACATTACCGCATTTACGCTTTCTATCAGCACGATTTGTTTTA comes from Candidatus Cloacimonadota bacterium and encodes:
- a CDS encoding response regulator, yielding MAINILVVDDAPSMRKIIIKTINISGDYAGEIYQAGNGKEALEVLNREWVDLVFTDLNMPVMNGMELIKRIKENPDFENLPIIVITSRGKKDLEGEEQLLLIADFITKPFHPEQLRDVIFSIIGDEYERNEDDVGSDGSDF
- a CDS encoding HDOD domain-containing protein; amino-acid sequence: RRIIIMEIDDIIKKVDRLKQFSLTYMKVKKMLADPYVASKKIVDVIKYDQSFTANILKICNSALYRREQKIRNLIQAVSLLGSNRLKQIVLIESVNAVMSQTYKGYEVNERELWNHSIITALIAEQIGNELKFHDVDTLFTAAILHDIGKVVLSEFVDEKFEDIHNLVKEGSSFLSAEKEVLGVNHAEVGGKILENWRFPQVLIDTVRFHHNPIECRDNKFVKIVNIADTVAMLMGSTTQRDGLSYLSYPEIGAHLKFRNKDVQKVISLVSSKINDVENLLS
- a CDS encoding chemotaxis protein CheX; the encoded protein is MKETKMMSVLTEVISKVLSLMYFLFEDDDEPFEKENDKDYKIFTIDFWDDKKYRIVFKIHDRIMNLMIENFEGVEDESLKQGDIISGIREFVNIVCGNFMNEFSGKMKMGLPMYSSKEEVQKNECNTLIDEKEWWIENSRLFVKIVKC